In Mercurialis annua linkage group LG6, ddMerAnnu1.2, whole genome shotgun sequence, the following are encoded in one genomic region:
- the LOC126686617 gene encoding high mobility group B protein 10 isoform X3, giving the protein MSIQNPTPTTVISMQLQEIESESRHCSQLFKSYPSPTAQFEHLLQSSDLFWDKLKAFHQSFGTKFMVPTVGGKALDLHHLFVEVTSRGGLEKVIRDRKWKDVIAAFNFPSTITSASFVLRKYYLSILYHFEQVYQFHKQVPSVSVSDVVNENLENGSADLDEGGTPNQLHGKELDLGSSVNGIIDGKFDNGYLVTVTLGSEHLKGVLYHIPNSFNVSQNSHTVDLPHHRHRKRSRLLLRDPSRPKSHRSGYNFFFAEHYARLKPLHHGQERLISKKIGVLWNSLTEAEKQVYQEKGLKDMERYRTEMLEYRSSYAQ; this is encoded by the exons atgtctATCCAAAACCCAACTCCTACTACAGTTATTTCTATGCAACTTCAAGAAATAGAGAGTGAGAGCAGACACTGTAGCCAACTTTTCAAGTCTTATCCTTCACCCACTGCTCAATTTGAACATCTTCTTCAAAGTTCAGATCTTTTCTGGGACAAGCTTAAAGCTTTTCATCAATCTTTTGGCACCAAATTTAT GGTTCCTACTGTGGGAGGAAAAGCTCTTGATCTTCACCATCTTTTTGTGGAGGTAACATCTCGAGGCGGCCTCGAGAag GTGATTAGAGATCGCAAATGGAAGGATGTGATAGCAGCCTTTAATTTCCCGTCAACAATTACTAGTGCATCTTTTGTTTTAAGGAAGTACTACCTATCAATACTTTACCACTTCGAGCAGGTCTATCAGTTCCACAAACAGGTCCCTTCAGTCTCAGTGTCAG ATGTTGTGAATGAGAATCTTGAGAATGGATCTGCAGATCTAGATGAAGGTGGCACGCCAAACCAACTTCACGGTAAGG AATTGGATCTTGGCTCTTCTGTGAATGGAATCATTGATGGAAAATTCGATAATGGCTATTTGGTTACTGTAACCTTGGGCTCTGAACATCTCAAAGGCGTCCTCTATCATATTCCTAACTCGTTCAACGTGTCTCAGAATTCTCATACTGTAGATTTACCCCATCACCGGCACCGTAAAAGATCCCGGTTATTGTTACGTGATCCCTCTCGGCCCAAGTCACATAGGAGTGGCTACAATTTCTTCTTTGCTGAGCATTATGCCCGGCTAAAGCCTTTACACCATGGGCAAGAGAGACTCATTAGCAAGAAGATTGGTGTCCTATGGAACAGCCTAACAGAGGCAGAAAAGCAA GTTTATCAGGAGAAAGGTTTGAAGGACATGGAGAGGTACAGGACGGAAATGCTGGAGTACCGATCTTCATATGCTCAATAG
- the LOC126686617 gene encoding high mobility group B protein 10 isoform X4: protein MSIQNPTPTTVISMQLQEIESESRHCSQLFKSYPSPTAQFEHLLQSSDLFWDKLKAFHQSFGTKFMVPTVGGKALDLHHLFVEVTSRGGLEKVIRDRKWKDVIAAFNFPSTITSASFVLRKYYLSILYHFEQVYQFHKQVPSVSVSDVVNENLENGSADLDEGGTPNQLHELDLGSSVNGIIDGKFDNGYLVTVTLGSEHLKGVLYHIPNSFNVSQNSHTVDLPHHRHRKRSRLLLRDPSRPKSHRSGYNFFFAEHYARLKPLHHGQERLISKKIGVLWNSLTEAEKQVYQEKGLKDMERYRTEMLEYRSSYAQ, encoded by the exons atgtctATCCAAAACCCAACTCCTACTACAGTTATTTCTATGCAACTTCAAGAAATAGAGAGTGAGAGCAGACACTGTAGCCAACTTTTCAAGTCTTATCCTTCACCCACTGCTCAATTTGAACATCTTCTTCAAAGTTCAGATCTTTTCTGGGACAAGCTTAAAGCTTTTCATCAATCTTTTGGCACCAAATTTAT GGTTCCTACTGTGGGAGGAAAAGCTCTTGATCTTCACCATCTTTTTGTGGAGGTAACATCTCGAGGCGGCCTCGAGAag GTGATTAGAGATCGCAAATGGAAGGATGTGATAGCAGCCTTTAATTTCCCGTCAACAATTACTAGTGCATCTTTTGTTTTAAGGAAGTACTACCTATCAATACTTTACCACTTCGAGCAGGTCTATCAGTTCCACAAACAGGTCCCTTCAGTCTCAGTGTCAG ATGTTGTGAATGAGAATCTTGAGAATGGATCTGCAGATCTAGATGAAGGTGGCACGCCAAACCAACTTCACG AATTGGATCTTGGCTCTTCTGTGAATGGAATCATTGATGGAAAATTCGATAATGGCTATTTGGTTACTGTAACCTTGGGCTCTGAACATCTCAAAGGCGTCCTCTATCATATTCCTAACTCGTTCAACGTGTCTCAGAATTCTCATACTGTAGATTTACCCCATCACCGGCACCGTAAAAGATCCCGGTTATTGTTACGTGATCCCTCTCGGCCCAAGTCACATAGGAGTGGCTACAATTTCTTCTTTGCTGAGCATTATGCCCGGCTAAAGCCTTTACACCATGGGCAAGAGAGACTCATTAGCAAGAAGATTGGTGTCCTATGGAACAGCCTAACAGAGGCAGAAAAGCAA GTTTATCAGGAGAAAGGTTTGAAGGACATGGAGAGGTACAGGACGGAAATGCTGGAGTACCGATCTTCATATGCTCAATAG
- the LOC126686617 gene encoding high mobility group B protein 10 isoform X1 — translation MSIQNPTPTTVISMQLQEIESESRHCSQLFKSYPSPTAQFEHLLQSSDLFWDKLKAFHQSFGTKFMVPTVGGKALDLHHLFVEVTSRGGLEKVIRDRKWKDVIAAFNFPSTITSASFVLRKYYLSILYHFEQVYQFHKQVPSVSVSDVVNENLENGSADLDEGGTPNQLHGKGSPELDLGSSVNGIIDGKFDNGYLVTVTLGSEHLKGVLYHIPNSFNVSQNSHTVDLPHHRHRKRSRLLLRDPSRPKSHRSGYNFFFAEHYARLKPLHHGQERLISKKIGVLWNSLTEAEKQVYQEKGLKDMERYRTEMLEYRSSYAQ, via the exons atgtctATCCAAAACCCAACTCCTACTACAGTTATTTCTATGCAACTTCAAGAAATAGAGAGTGAGAGCAGACACTGTAGCCAACTTTTCAAGTCTTATCCTTCACCCACTGCTCAATTTGAACATCTTCTTCAAAGTTCAGATCTTTTCTGGGACAAGCTTAAAGCTTTTCATCAATCTTTTGGCACCAAATTTAT GGTTCCTACTGTGGGAGGAAAAGCTCTTGATCTTCACCATCTTTTTGTGGAGGTAACATCTCGAGGCGGCCTCGAGAag GTGATTAGAGATCGCAAATGGAAGGATGTGATAGCAGCCTTTAATTTCCCGTCAACAATTACTAGTGCATCTTTTGTTTTAAGGAAGTACTACCTATCAATACTTTACCACTTCGAGCAGGTCTATCAGTTCCACAAACAGGTCCCTTCAGTCTCAGTGTCAG ATGTTGTGAATGAGAATCTTGAGAATGGATCTGCAGATCTAGATGAAGGTGGCACGCCAAACCAACTTCACGGTAAGG GAAGTCCAGAATTGGATCTTGGCTCTTCTGTGAATGGAATCATTGATGGAAAATTCGATAATGGCTATTTGGTTACTGTAACCTTGGGCTCTGAACATCTCAAAGGCGTCCTCTATCATATTCCTAACTCGTTCAACGTGTCTCAGAATTCTCATACTGTAGATTTACCCCATCACCGGCACCGTAAAAGATCCCGGTTATTGTTACGTGATCCCTCTCGGCCCAAGTCACATAGGAGTGGCTACAATTTCTTCTTTGCTGAGCATTATGCCCGGCTAAAGCCTTTACACCATGGGCAAGAGAGACTCATTAGCAAGAAGATTGGTGTCCTATGGAACAGCCTAACAGAGGCAGAAAAGCAA GTTTATCAGGAGAAAGGTTTGAAGGACATGGAGAGGTACAGGACGGAAATGCTGGAGTACCGATCTTCATATGCTCAATAG
- the LOC126686617 gene encoding high mobility group B protein 10 isoform X2, whose amino-acid sequence MSIQNPTPTTVISMQLQEIESESRHCSQLFKSYPSPTAQFEHLLQSSDLFWDKLKAFHQSFGTKFMVPTVGGKALDLHHLFVEVTSRGGLEKVIRDRKWKDVIAAFNFPSTITSASFVLRKYYLSILYHFEQVYQFHKQVPSVSVSDVVNENLENGSADLDEGGTPNQLHGSPELDLGSSVNGIIDGKFDNGYLVTVTLGSEHLKGVLYHIPNSFNVSQNSHTVDLPHHRHRKRSRLLLRDPSRPKSHRSGYNFFFAEHYARLKPLHHGQERLISKKIGVLWNSLTEAEKQVYQEKGLKDMERYRTEMLEYRSSYAQ is encoded by the exons atgtctATCCAAAACCCAACTCCTACTACAGTTATTTCTATGCAACTTCAAGAAATAGAGAGTGAGAGCAGACACTGTAGCCAACTTTTCAAGTCTTATCCTTCACCCACTGCTCAATTTGAACATCTTCTTCAAAGTTCAGATCTTTTCTGGGACAAGCTTAAAGCTTTTCATCAATCTTTTGGCACCAAATTTAT GGTTCCTACTGTGGGAGGAAAAGCTCTTGATCTTCACCATCTTTTTGTGGAGGTAACATCTCGAGGCGGCCTCGAGAag GTGATTAGAGATCGCAAATGGAAGGATGTGATAGCAGCCTTTAATTTCCCGTCAACAATTACTAGTGCATCTTTTGTTTTAAGGAAGTACTACCTATCAATACTTTACCACTTCGAGCAGGTCTATCAGTTCCACAAACAGGTCCCTTCAGTCTCAGTGTCAG ATGTTGTGAATGAGAATCTTGAGAATGGATCTGCAGATCTAGATGAAGGTGGCACGCCAAACCAACTTCACG GAAGTCCAGAATTGGATCTTGGCTCTTCTGTGAATGGAATCATTGATGGAAAATTCGATAATGGCTATTTGGTTACTGTAACCTTGGGCTCTGAACATCTCAAAGGCGTCCTCTATCATATTCCTAACTCGTTCAACGTGTCTCAGAATTCTCATACTGTAGATTTACCCCATCACCGGCACCGTAAAAGATCCCGGTTATTGTTACGTGATCCCTCTCGGCCCAAGTCACATAGGAGTGGCTACAATTTCTTCTTTGCTGAGCATTATGCCCGGCTAAAGCCTTTACACCATGGGCAAGAGAGACTCATTAGCAAGAAGATTGGTGTCCTATGGAACAGCCTAACAGAGGCAGAAAAGCAA GTTTATCAGGAGAAAGGTTTGAAGGACATGGAGAGGTACAGGACGGAAATGCTGGAGTACCGATCTTCATATGCTCAATAG